The genomic segment CCGGCGTGGTTGTATATATGCCACCACCGCGGCATGCATCAAACGCAGGAAGGCACGACAAGTATCTGCACCATGTACATGCCTTGGACGGATCATCACTGCGGTAAAAGttgagcacgagcgccacgagaAATGCAATCAAGAGTATGACACCGACCAAACGACACACCCAATTTATGATCATGTGTGACCGCGACGGATGGATGGACGGTGCAAACACCAAACCGCCCAGGATGCCAATACAGAATCCGCCAATGTGCGAAAAGTTGTCGAGGCCGGGCAGCAGTCCTAACGCCAGGCCAATAATGGCAAAAATGATCGACACGGTCAATCGAGTCTTGGGCTTCATCTCAAACTTCCAATTGTAAATCAAATCAATCATTTCAAAACTGATGCATGTGTACACAGCGCCCGATGCACCCAGCGCAGGCTGTCCAATGAGCCCAAAGTTGCCGCCTAGCAGATTACCTCCGATGCCTCCGGCCATAAAGACAATCGCATATGCTAGCGAGCCGATCAGTTTTTCAATCTGGCCGCAGAGAGTCAATAGTACAATCAGATTGAAGAGAATGTGCACGATACCGGCATGGACAAAAATGGCGGAAACAAATCGATAGCCCTGGTTCGGATCCGTGGCATCCTTCAAGCCACATATGTCTGCAAGCGAGCACAGCTCATCCCTCTGAAATCGGGTTTCTCGCGTCGCCGTGTGATTGAGACATGGGATCATGTTGGTGGGCGGCAAGCCCGGTACGTTGCGCATGCAGGGCGCGAATCGTGCTCCGAATGATATAAGGAATTCCGCGGGGGGTCCAATCATGGGCTGTACGCTTGGGTGTACTTGGACCGCTTCGCCCGTGCGCTGCTTGGACAAGATGAGCTCAGCGATAAACACGACAACGACACCAAAGGAAATGAGCCATGTCACAAACGGATACCTCTGCCGTCCAACGCCACGTTCACGCTCATCGATTTTTTGCTTCAGTTTGTCTTGGTTAGACCATGTAAACTTTCCCTCTTTCTGGGATGGCATCTCAAGGCTCTCATCAGCGGAACCCATAAGGTGAGTACGGGACGCTGTGAGATGGTCTGGGTATATAGGATGCTGTGTCTGCCAATGATGTGACTCATCAAGGTCGTTCTCAGCATACTTTAAGGGCAGATCTGTTTCGCTCATGCCCCAGTCATATGGTTTCCGTGTGTCCTCATACATCGGCACAGCAACGGTGTCTCGATGACTCGAATTCACAGGCAGCAAGTGCGCTGGCTCATGAAGACTGATGCTTGATGCATAGTCTGATGCATTCTTCAGGCAATAAAACCTATTCCTGTCAAAAGCCTCATCAGAAGAGGGATGTGACACAACCAGATCATCCACGTCCTGATAGGGCCGAGTCCGCGCCACAGACATCGGCCGGCCATTTTCTGCTCGAAACACTGTTGGTGGAAAGTCGCCATGTGAACTGGATCCATGTTGTAAGTGCTGCTGGATCTTGGCATAAAGATCCGGCTCCGAGGTCATGCTGGGTGTATACGGCTACAATGCGCACGTCCAATTCATGTAAGGTCTACAAGTCAACTTCCCCTCCAAAGTAACACTCCACATATGTGTTGTATTATGTAAGTGACCCTGCACGCCTAGATGATGCCTGCCGCCGGCTCTGCCTCGCCATGACGACGGCTGGCGATGGGGCGGTTCTGCGTGTCAAGCGTAAACGCGCTGACGATCCAGTCGATGCATTTTTGTTCCAGTTTCACACGCAATCGCACCTCGCAAAACGCCGTGGCACGCAGCCGCATCATCCGCCTGACCAGCCCGGACATGGCATGTTTCGACGGAGAGAGACGGTGAATATAGGCGAGCAGATGGCAAAGGATGCACAAGTGATCGAAGCAGAATGGGATAGTTTTTCGAAAAGAATGAGACTCAAACGCAAGCATGAGCAAGACACAGAAACAACGAGTGTCCGGCGCAAGCATCTACCATCCCATCTTCAAGAGGAGGACAAGGCGCAGGATATGAACTGTTTCTCTGACATGCTATCGGAGTACCTCAGATTGAATCAAGTCTCATTGGAATCCCACGATACGAGTGCGGAGGCTGCAAATGAGTACGTCTTTGATATCTACTATCAAGATACCACGCCTATGACTGCATGGA from the Malassezia restricta chromosome II, complete sequence genome contains:
- a CDS encoding rhomboid family membrane protein, with amino-acid sequence MTSEPDLYAKIQQHLQHGSSSHGDFPPTVFRAENGRPMSVARTRPYQDVDDLVVSHPSSDEAFDRNRFYCLKNASDYASSISLHEPAHLLPVNSSHRDTVAVPMYEDTRKPYDWGMSETDLPLKYAENDLDESHHWQTQHPIYPDHLTASRTHLMGSADESLEMPSQKEGKFTWSNQDKLKQKIDERERGVGRQRYPFVTWLISFGVVVVFIAELILSKQRTGEAVQVHPSVQPMIGPPAEFLISFGARFAPCMRNVPGLPPTNMIPCLNHTATRETRFQRDELCSLADICGLKDATDPNQGYRFVSAIFVHAGIVHILFNLIVLLTLCGQIEKLIGSLAYAIVFMAGGIGGNLLGGNFGLIGQPALGASGAVYTCISFEMIDLIYNWKFEMKPKTRLTVSIIFAIIGLALGLLPGLDNFSHIGGFCIGILGGLVFAPSIHPSRSHMIINWVCRLVGVILLIAFLVALVLNFYRSDDPSKACTWCRYLSCLPAFDACRGGGIYTTTPDGEVTQ